One window of Hylemonella gracilis genomic DNA carries:
- the dnaQ gene encoding DNA polymerase III subunit epsilon: MRQIVLDTETTGLSAEGGDRIIELGCVELLNRKLSGNNLHFYFNPGRDSHEDALRVHGISNEFLRDKPKFAEVVQEILAYLQGAEIIIHNAAFDVSFLNKELELIGQPAFNTVVGSVTDTLAMAKELYPGKRNSLDALCDRLGVDNSGRTLHGALLDAELLADVYINMTRGQDALLIDAGDAEQQTGTGFERIDLSRFDLPVLRASEQELAAHDDVLTQIDKACGGKTVWRQLALPV, from the coding sequence ATGCGTCAAATCGTTCTTGATACCGAAACCACGGGCCTGTCCGCCGAGGGCGGCGATCGCATCATCGAACTGGGCTGCGTGGAACTGCTGAACCGCAAGCTCAGCGGCAACAACCTCCATTTCTATTTCAATCCGGGGCGCGACAGCCACGAAGACGCGTTGAGGGTGCATGGCATCAGCAACGAGTTCTTGCGTGACAAGCCCAAGTTCGCCGAGGTGGTGCAGGAGATCCTGGCCTACCTGCAAGGTGCGGAAATCATCATCCATAACGCGGCCTTCGACGTCAGCTTCCTGAACAAGGAGTTGGAGTTGATTGGCCAACCGGCCTTCAACACCGTTGTCGGCAGCGTGACCGACACCCTGGCCATGGCCAAGGAGCTGTATCCGGGCAAGCGCAATTCGTTGGACGCACTGTGCGATCGCCTGGGCGTGGACAACTCAGGGCGAACCTTGCACGGTGCCTTGCTCGACGCCGAATTGCTGGCCGACGTCTACATCAACATGACGCGCGGGCAGGACGCCTTGCTGATCGACGCGGGTGACGCCGAGCAGCAGACGGGTACGGGGTTCGAGCGCATCGATCTGTCGCGCTTTGATCTGCCGGTGTTGCGCGCTTCCGAGCAGGAATTGGCCGCGCACGATGACGTGCTCACGCAGATCGATAAGGCCTGCGGCGGCAAGACCGTTTGGCGCCAGCTTGCCTTGCCTGTGTAG
- a CDS encoding efflux RND transporter periplasmic adaptor subunit produces MNAPAFRLSAPSSMPRALALVLAISLPVFLAACGKSEATAGAGAGGPPAMPPMEVSVVIASPGEALLTKELPGRLQAWRTAEVRARVEGIVEERLFNEGSEVKAGMPLYRIDARTYKTTFAAAKADLIAAQAVVNRYRPLVEIKAVSQQELDSAEARLRQAEAALARAEMDLENTTVPAAISGRIGRSLVTEGALVGRGEATQLATIEQIDPIYVNFTQSSAELLALREAINSGRWKEAETRRMELVLENGSTYALPGKLLFSDLAVDPNTGSVSMRAEFPNPKKELLPGMFVRVRYPQARSNQLITLPQRAVMLTQGGAIVMVVGADGKVAPRPVQLGGMSGSTWTVTGGLAGGEQVMVEGHMKAPPGSTVKPVIWNPAPAAAATAQGPNGAASGQGQSR; encoded by the coding sequence ATGAACGCCCCTGCCTTCCGTCTTTCCGCGCCTTCTTCGATGCCGCGCGCGCTGGCCCTGGTGCTGGCCATCTCCCTGCCCGTGTTCCTGGCCGCCTGCGGCAAATCCGAAGCCACCGCAGGTGCTGGCGCGGGTGGGCCGCCGGCCATGCCACCGATGGAAGTGTCCGTGGTGATCGCCAGTCCCGGCGAGGCCCTGTTGACCAAGGAGCTGCCTGGACGCCTGCAAGCCTGGCGTACGGCGGAGGTCCGTGCCCGCGTGGAAGGCATCGTCGAGGAGCGGCTGTTCAACGAAGGCTCCGAGGTCAAGGCCGGCATGCCCCTGTACCGCATTGACGCACGTACCTACAAGACTACCTTCGCCGCGGCCAAGGCGGATCTGATCGCGGCGCAGGCCGTGGTCAATCGCTATCGACCGCTGGTGGAGATCAAGGCCGTGAGCCAGCAGGAACTGGACAGCGCCGAAGCCCGTCTGCGCCAGGCCGAAGCCGCGCTGGCACGTGCGGAGATGGACCTGGAAAACACCACGGTGCCTGCCGCGATTTCGGGGCGCATCGGTCGTTCCCTGGTCACCGAAGGTGCACTGGTCGGGCGGGGCGAGGCCACACAACTGGCCACCATCGAGCAGATCGATCCGATCTATGTGAACTTCACCCAGAGCAGCGCCGAGTTGCTGGCCCTGCGTGAGGCTATCAACAGCGGACGCTGGAAAGAGGCGGAGACTCGCCGCATGGAGCTGGTGCTGGAGAACGGCAGTACCTATGCGCTGCCGGGCAAGCTGCTGTTCTCGGACCTGGCCGTCGACCCGAACACAGGCTCGGTGTCCATGCGCGCTGAGTTCCCCAATCCCAAGAAGGAACTGCTGCCTGGCATGTTCGTGCGCGTGCGCTATCCGCAGGCGCGATCTAACCAGCTCATCACCCTGCCGCAGCGCGCGGTGATGCTGACGCAAGGGGGCGCCATCGTCATGGTGGTGGGCGCAGATGGCAAGGTGGCACCGCGTCCCGTGCAGCTGGGTGGCATGAGTGGCAGCACATGGACGGTGACTGGTGGCCTCGCCGGTGGTGAGCAGGTCATGGTGGAAGGCCACATGAAGGCCCCGCCCGGCAGCACGGTCAAGCCGGTGATCTGGAATCCGGCCCCGGCCGCCGCCGCAACGGCGCAAGGGCCGAACGGGGCCGCGTCCGGCCAGGGTCAGAGCCGCTGA
- the fdx gene encoding ISC system 2Fe-2S type ferredoxin yields MPVIKVLPHPEYAPEGAEIQAQPGDSICEVLLDNHIAIEHACDMSCACTTCHVIVREGYNSLNELDENEEDLLDRAWGLTPQSRLSCQAIVARENLVVEIPKYSINHAKENH; encoded by the coding sequence ATGCCCGTCATCAAAGTCCTGCCTCATCCCGAATACGCACCCGAAGGCGCGGAGATCCAGGCTCAGCCTGGCGACTCGATCTGCGAGGTGCTGCTCGACAACCACATCGCGATCGAGCATGCCTGCGACATGAGTTGCGCCTGCACGACTTGCCACGTCATCGTGCGCGAGGGCTACAACTCGCTCAATGAACTCGACGAAAATGAAGAAGATCTGCTGGACCGCGCCTGGGGCCTGACCCCGCAGTCGCGCCTGAGTTGCCAGGCCATCGTGGCCCGGGAGAACCTGGTGGTGGAGATCCCCAAGTACTCGATCAACCACGCCAAGGAAAATCACTGA
- a CDS encoding TetR/AcrR family transcriptional regulator, producing the protein MSEETRADTRVRILEAALDTFSEKGYAASVDDIARRAGVVKQTLYHHFGSKEELFREAFTGMCTLLVVDAASSSGSVRLDVQRFVDAFESRVLSEEGLAFHRVMMSELQRFPELAHTMHESWQVAQNRLIRLLQAGMERGELRAEPAEFAAEVLISLLTGVHRGRLMGKPLHESQLSPSQIVDVFMRAFAPDAKAALLDSPIHP; encoded by the coding sequence ATGTCCGAAGAAACCCGAGCCGATACGCGCGTGCGCATCCTGGAAGCCGCGCTGGATACTTTCAGCGAAAAAGGCTACGCCGCCAGTGTCGACGACATCGCGCGCCGGGCCGGTGTCGTCAAGCAGACCCTCTACCACCACTTTGGCAGCAAGGAAGAGCTGTTTCGTGAGGCGTTCACCGGAATGTGCACCTTGCTTGTCGTCGACGCGGCCAGCAGCTCAGGGTCCGTGCGCCTAGACGTTCAGCGTTTCGTCGACGCCTTCGAGAGCCGCGTTTTGAGCGAGGAAGGCCTGGCTTTTCACCGGGTGATGATGTCCGAGCTGCAGCGTTTTCCCGAATTGGCGCACACGATGCACGAGTCTTGGCAAGTGGCTCAGAACCGCTTGATCCGCCTGCTGCAGGCGGGCATGGAACGCGGGGAACTGCGGGCGGAACCCGCCGAGTTCGCGGCCGAGGTGTTGATCAGTCTCCTGACGGGCGTGCACCGCGGCCGTCTGATGGGCAAACCCCTGCACGAGTCGCAACTCTCTCCCTCGCAGATCGTTGACGTTTTCATGCGTGCCTTCGCCCCCGACGCGAAAGCCGCACTCCTTGATTCCCCCATTCATCCGTAA
- the hscB gene encoding Fe-S protein assembly co-chaperone HscB, with the protein MATLQSDDFELFGLPRQFAQDRVAIDARWKDLQREAHPDKFAAQGPSAQRLAMQWSVRINEAYQRLKDPLRRAAYLCELNGVAVKAEDNTAMPAEFLMQQMAWREALDEAEDLDALDALSEEVGAARARVLSSFDWLLDEKGDHAGAVQQVRSLMFIERFAQDVEARYESMES; encoded by the coding sequence GTGGCTACTCTTCAGTCTGACGATTTTGAGCTGTTCGGCCTGCCGCGGCAGTTTGCGCAGGACCGGGTCGCGATCGACGCGCGCTGGAAAGACCTCCAGCGCGAGGCCCATCCTGACAAGTTCGCGGCCCAGGGCCCGAGCGCCCAGCGCCTGGCCATGCAATGGTCGGTGCGCATCAACGAGGCCTATCAGCGCCTCAAGGATCCGCTGCGGCGGGCGGCCTATCTCTGCGAACTGAATGGCGTTGCCGTGAAGGCCGAGGACAACACCGCCATGCCGGCGGAGTTCCTGATGCAGCAGATGGCCTGGCGCGAGGCGCTGGACGAAGCCGAGGACCTGGATGCTCTAGATGCCCTGAGCGAGGAAGTGGGGGCCGCGCGCGCGCGCGTACTGTCTTCCTTTGATTGGTTGCTGGACGAAAAGGGTGACCACGCCGGTGCCGTCCAGCAGGTGCGGTCCTTGATGTTCATCGAGCGTTTTGCCCAGGACGTCGAAGCCCGCTATGAAAGCATGGAAAGCTGA